From the Salinimicrobium tongyeongense genome, one window contains:
- a CDS encoding metallophosphatase: protein MTPKIPIPHLLLRFLYTYSFFTVFCLFSSFAQQQEQDSAAVSRVFYILSNTGPGAGMATLPLLESVAGDSQNDISATLILPGNITPSHGFPEVEPLRQNTREFLRKNLLQPLENFNGNIIFTPGINEWTGGSPENLDDLESFLQDNSNGKFLPNDGCPVEDIEINDEVALITVDSQWYLQDWDRSSDYNVECDIRTKERFFIEVKDALKDNFGKVKIIAVHHPVLTSSQTGVFNKIFPFSRQDFQNPLYRELRRRLETLASQFDDVIFVSGNDANLQYLHNGRNPQIISATAAGTTPAKTTKDAHFASEAPGYAKLRVFKNGTSNLEFFSLNPSGKTLLFSKKIPQERNTKIELEGAGWEKLGKTHSASIYSPEETQKSNFYRFLWGDRYRNVYNTKIEVPVLLLDTIYGGLTPIKEGGGQQSRSIRFINEDDHEYTLRALRKSATQYIQADLAPTTFIGDRIDNSYPQRLVLDYFTTSQPYAKFALDNFAEALDLPHIKPQIYYVPRQPALEIHNDEYGDELYELQAHAGSENKSFAQFEEPQDILSSFDLLEELREDPQARVNQEEYIKARLFDMLIGDWDRHQDNWRWAEYEDETGKTYTPIPRDRDQAFSKYDGPLIRLIKLAEPRLRKMQTYDEDIDSIKWFNWSGYPLDLQVLYQTRWEQWEEQVKLIQNTITNEQIQQAFAELPAAAQDHTIEEIKQNLKKRRANMMGIARNYYEHLQKFKVITGTDEDENFEIIRQNDGKTEIIQQSEGEEIFRQTYNSEETEDIWIYGMAGDDRFTTSGEGDNLINIKVLGGPGKDTYNFQNKRKVKLYDFKSAENEILQPGSRKLLVNSYKINNFNYKKFKYNIFKTVPYVNFETDAGFTLGAEAIWTKYGLVNNPFQARHKLLANYYFATRGFAVRYHGEFAHLFYNWNFGFTARYTSPNYGMNYFGAGSETIYDKDEVDRDYNRLKIQKWHFSPALIWRNDAGSVFDIGLSVDAYKVEYEAATYLGEILTPENDIFDQQFYAGAEANYRFYSKNSSAFPRLGSDIRLTTGYKKSIDEAKNELGYLEPSVSLNYPISSNGYMVFATKLGGEVIFGENYEIYHAATIGGNRSLRGYRNHRFNGKQAFYHSTDVRSALGVWENNFLPFIYGLTAGFDYGRVWVPEEDSHKWHSNYGGSIWISAGLALTGNIGLYHGGDGNRLSLMLNFKY from the coding sequence ATGACCCCTAAAATACCCATTCCTCATCTCCTTTTGAGATTTCTATATACATATTCTTTTTTCACTGTTTTTTGCCTGTTTTCTTCTTTTGCACAGCAGCAAGAGCAGGATAGCGCAGCTGTTAGCCGGGTTTTTTACATACTTTCAAACACGGGTCCCGGTGCCGGTATGGCTACCCTGCCCCTGCTTGAGAGCGTTGCAGGAGATTCTCAAAATGACATTTCTGCCACACTCATTTTACCCGGAAACATCACTCCTTCTCACGGCTTTCCGGAAGTTGAACCGCTAAGGCAAAACACCAGGGAATTTCTGCGGAAGAACCTGCTGCAGCCTTTAGAAAATTTCAACGGAAATATCATTTTCACCCCCGGAATCAACGAATGGACAGGAGGATCTCCTGAAAACCTCGACGACCTGGAAAGTTTTTTGCAAGACAACAGCAACGGCAAGTTTCTGCCCAACGACGGCTGCCCTGTAGAAGACATAGAAATTAATGATGAAGTGGCCTTGATTACCGTAGATTCCCAGTGGTACCTGCAAGACTGGGATCGCAGCAGTGACTATAATGTAGAATGTGATATACGTACAAAAGAAAGGTTCTTCATTGAAGTAAAAGATGCCTTAAAAGACAATTTCGGAAAGGTAAAAATCATCGCGGTTCATCATCCGGTGCTTACGAGTTCACAAACTGGTGTTTTCAACAAGATTTTCCCGTTTTCGCGTCAGGATTTTCAGAATCCGCTTTACCGGGAGTTAAGGAGGAGGCTGGAAACCCTTGCCAGCCAGTTTGACGATGTCATTTTTGTTTCGGGAAATGATGCTAACCTGCAATACCTGCACAACGGCAGGAATCCGCAAATCATTAGTGCCACTGCCGCAGGTACAACGCCTGCAAAAACTACCAAAGATGCCCATTTTGCTTCGGAAGCACCAGGATATGCAAAACTCAGGGTCTTCAAAAATGGCACTTCAAACCTCGAATTTTTCAGCCTAAACCCTTCAGGGAAAACACTGCTCTTCAGCAAAAAAATTCCGCAGGAAAGAAATACAAAAATTGAGCTGGAAGGAGCAGGCTGGGAAAAGCTCGGAAAAACCCATTCGGCTTCGATCTACTCTCCCGAAGAGACTCAGAAAAGCAACTTTTACCGCTTCCTGTGGGGAGATCGTTACCGCAATGTTTACAACACCAAAATTGAAGTTCCGGTCTTACTGCTCGACACGATTTACGGCGGGCTCACCCCCATAAAAGAAGGCGGAGGCCAGCAATCCCGTTCCATCAGGTTCATCAATGAAGATGATCATGAGTACACTTTAAGGGCGCTTAGAAAAAGTGCGACTCAATATATTCAGGCCGATCTTGCGCCAACCACTTTTATTGGTGACCGCATTGATAACAGTTACCCTCAGCGGCTCGTGCTCGATTATTTTACCACCTCGCAGCCTTACGCAAAGTTTGCGCTTGATAATTTTGCTGAAGCCCTTGACCTGCCGCACATAAAACCCCAGATCTACTACGTGCCACGCCAGCCTGCGCTCGAGATCCACAACGATGAATACGGCGATGAGCTCTATGAGTTACAGGCGCACGCCGGCAGCGAGAACAAATCTTTTGCGCAATTTGAGGAGCCACAGGACATTTTAAGCAGTTTTGACCTTCTTGAAGAGCTTCGGGAAGACCCGCAGGCCAGGGTGAACCAGGAAGAATACATTAAAGCCCGGCTCTTTGATATGCTCATTGGAGATTGGGACCGCCACCAGGACAACTGGCGCTGGGCCGAATATGAAGACGAAACGGGAAAAACCTACACCCCCATTCCGCGAGACCGCGATCAGGCTTTTTCGAAGTATGATGGTCCGCTCATCAGGCTAATAAAACTGGCGGAACCACGGCTTAGAAAAATGCAGACTTATGATGAAGATATAGACAGCATTAAATGGTTCAACTGGTCTGGCTACCCGCTAGACCTACAGGTACTCTACCAAACCCGCTGGGAGCAGTGGGAAGAGCAGGTAAAACTGATCCAAAATACCATAACCAACGAGCAGATTCAGCAGGCTTTTGCCGAATTACCTGCGGCAGCACAGGATCACACTATTGAAGAGATCAAACAAAACCTGAAGAAACGCAGGGCAAATATGATGGGCATTGCCCGTAATTATTATGAACACCTTCAGAAGTTTAAGGTCATTACCGGAACCGATGAAGATGAAAATTTTGAGATCATAAGACAGAACGACGGGAAAACGGAAATCATTCAGCAAAGTGAAGGTGAAGAGATCTTCAGGCAAACTTATAATTCCGAAGAAACTGAAGATATCTGGATCTACGGAATGGCGGGAGACGACCGCTTTACAACTTCAGGAGAGGGAGATAACCTCATCAACATCAAAGTTCTTGGCGGCCCCGGGAAAGACACTTATAATTTTCAGAATAAAAGAAAGGTCAAGCTCTACGACTTCAAAAGTGCTGAAAATGAGATTTTACAACCCGGTTCCCGAAAGCTCCTCGTAAATTCTTACAAGATCAACAATTTCAATTACAAAAAATTCAAGTACAACATCTTTAAAACCGTTCCCTACGTTAATTTTGAGACCGATGCCGGTTTCACCCTGGGCGCCGAAGCTATCTGGACAAAATACGGGCTGGTGAACAATCCATTCCAGGCCCGGCACAAACTTTTGGCCAATTATTACTTCGCTACCAGGGGTTTTGCGGTACGCTACCACGGGGAATTTGCACATTTGTTCTACAACTGGAACTTTGGGTTTACCGCCCGTTACACCAGCCCAAATTACGGGATGAATTATTTTGGGGCAGGTAGCGAAACCATTTATGACAAAGATGAAGTTGACCGGGATTACAACCGGCTGAAGATCCAAAAATGGCATTTTTCGCCCGCCCTTATCTGGCGTAATGACGCTGGCAGCGTGTTCGATATTGGTCTCAGCGTAGATGCCTATAAAGTAGAATATGAAGCTGCTACTTACCTGGGGGAAATATTAACTCCCGAAAATGACATTTTTGACCAGCAGTTTTACGCAGGTGCCGAAGCCAATTACAGGTTCTACAGTAAGAACAGCAGCGCGTTCCCAAGACTGGGATCGGATATTCGCCTTACTACGGGCTATAAAAAAAGTATAGACGAGGCCAAAAACGAGCTGGGTTACCTTGAACCTTCAGTTTCCCTTAATTATCCCATAAGTTCGAACGGGTACATGGTATTTGCCACAAAACTGGGTGGCGAAGTGATCTTTGGAGAAAATTATGAGATCTACCATGCCGCCACCATTGGCGGGAACCGAAGCTTGCGGGGATACCGCAACCACAGGTTTAACGGAAAACAGGCATTCTACCACAGTACCGATGTACGATCGGCTTTGGGGGTGTGGGAAAATAATTTCCTTCCCTTCATTTACGGGCTAACGGCAGGTTTTGATTATGGCCGGGTCTGGGTTCCGGAGGAAGATTCCCACAAATGGCACAGCAACTACGGCGGCTCGATATGGATAAGCGCCGGTCTTGCCCTTACGGGGAATATTGGCCTGTACCACGGGGGTGACGGCAATAGGCTGAGCCTGATGCTCAACTTCAAATATTAG
- a CDS encoding glycoside hydrolase family 3 C-terminal domain-containing protein: MKNRFIALVGLFGLLSFSACNNGKEAGDMAVAEISQEKAIFEGQPLSMEYEEEITNLISQMTLEEKAGMLHGTSMFATSGVPRLGIPELTMADGPLGVREEISRDSWAPAGWDNDFATYLPAGAGLSATWNPQLAYTFGDVIGAEARDRNKDVLLAPAFNIIRTPLGGRTYEYFSEDPFLNTQITVPYIVGVQENDVAACIKHYAVNNQETNRGTVDVQMDERTLREIYLPAFEAAIKDAHAYSVMGAYNKFRGDYLNENEYMLQDVLRDEWGFKGIVISDWAAIHSTVKALKAGADVEMGTPGPFNEFYFADPLIAAVKSGELSEEEVDKHVRRVLRLMYNIKSIDTTSRAKGARNTEQHLKDAYNIASESVILLKNDKNMLPLKLEGVKSIAVIGDNATKKNALGGFGAGVKTKLEVTPLEGLKNRLPESVQINHAQGYLERYSKTDKAKFGDVTLDGPVTINELDPELLEEAVNAAKNSDVAIIFAGSNRDYETEASDRANLDLPFGQEELIEKVLQANPNTIVVMIAGAPFDVKNVEQQTSTLVWSWFNGSEGGNALADVLLGKVNPSGKLPWTMPKDLKDSPAHATNSFPGDEVATYDEGILVGYRWFDTKNVEPLYPFGYGLSYTNFEFSNAKVDKKEAYAGDEKIKVSVDVKNTGEFDGKEVVQLYVSKADSKVERAAQELKGFQKANIAKGETETVTIDVPVKELAYYDMNSGKWTVEPGAYTLKLGNSSRNILQEVIVQVK, encoded by the coding sequence ATGAAAAACAGATTTATAGCCTTAGTGGGCCTTTTTGGCCTTTTAAGTTTTTCTGCCTGTAACAACGGGAAGGAAGCAGGAGATATGGCAGTTGCAGAAATCTCTCAGGAAAAAGCCATTTTTGAAGGGCAACCTTTAAGTATGGAATACGAAGAGGAGATCACTAACCTCATTTCCCAAATGACGCTAGAAGAAAAAGCCGGAATGCTTCACGGTACCAGTATGTTCGCCACCTCGGGTGTGCCAAGGCTGGGAATACCAGAGTTGACAATGGCCGATGGGCCACTGGGAGTGCGTGAAGAAATTTCCCGCGACTCCTGGGCTCCTGCCGGTTGGGACAATGATTTTGCCACTTATCTCCCCGCAGGCGCAGGGCTTTCAGCTACCTGGAACCCTCAATTGGCTTACACTTTTGGAGATGTTATAGGCGCTGAGGCGCGTGACAGGAATAAGGATGTTCTATTGGCTCCTGCCTTCAATATCATCAGGACTCCGCTGGGTGGGCGTACTTATGAGTATTTTTCCGAAGATCCCTTTTTGAATACCCAAATCACGGTGCCTTACATTGTGGGGGTTCAGGAAAATGACGTGGCAGCCTGCATCAAGCATTATGCTGTGAACAACCAGGAGACCAATCGCGGTACTGTAGATGTTCAAATGGACGAAAGAACGCTTAGAGAGATCTACCTTCCTGCTTTTGAAGCTGCAATTAAGGATGCGCATGCCTATAGTGTGATGGGGGCTTACAATAAATTCAGGGGTGATTATTTAAACGAAAATGAATATATGCTTCAGGATGTCTTACGAGATGAATGGGGCTTTAAGGGAATTGTGATTTCAGACTGGGCCGCTATCCACAGCACGGTAAAAGCCCTAAAAGCCGGCGCTGATGTTGAAATGGGAACTCCCGGTCCTTTTAATGAATTCTATTTTGCCGATCCTCTTATTGCAGCAGTAAAATCGGGGGAACTTTCAGAAGAAGAGGTCGATAAGCACGTGAGAAGGGTTCTAAGGCTGATGTATAACATTAAAAGCATTGACACCACCAGCCGTGCAAAAGGAGCCCGTAATACCGAGCAGCACTTAAAAGATGCTTACAACATTGCTTCAGAATCTGTTATACTTCTCAAAAATGACAAAAATATGCTGCCTTTAAAGCTCGAAGGGGTAAAAAGCATTGCGGTAATTGGAGATAATGCAACAAAAAAGAATGCTTTGGGAGGTTTTGGAGCCGGGGTAAAAACTAAACTTGAGGTGACTCCGCTGGAAGGTCTTAAAAACAGGTTACCTGAATCTGTGCAAATCAACCATGCGCAGGGCTATCTTGAACGCTATTCAAAGACTGACAAAGCAAAATTTGGCGATGTCACCCTTGACGGGCCTGTAACCATCAATGAGCTTGATCCAGAGCTGTTGGAAGAGGCTGTGAATGCTGCAAAAAACTCTGATGTTGCTATCATCTTTGCCGGCTCAAACCGCGATTACGAAACCGAAGCTTCAGACCGTGCAAATCTCGATCTGCCGTTTGGGCAGGAAGAATTGATAGAAAAAGTGTTACAGGCAAACCCAAATACCATTGTAGTGATGATCGCCGGTGCACCTTTTGATGTTAAGAATGTCGAGCAACAAACTTCCACGCTCGTGTGGAGCTGGTTCAATGGTTCTGAAGGCGGTAATGCCCTGGCCGATGTGCTTCTTGGAAAGGTAAACCCGTCGGGAAAACTTCCATGGACGATGCCCAAAGATCTAAAAGATTCACCTGCACATGCCACAAACAGCTTTCCGGGAGATGAGGTGGCCACTTATGATGAAGGTATACTGGTAGGTTACCGCTGGTTTGACACTAAAAACGTAGAACCTCTTTATCCTTTTGGGTACGGACTTTCCTATACCAATTTTGAATTTTCTAATGCAAAAGTGGATAAAAAAGAAGCTTATGCAGGAGATGAAAAGATCAAAGTTTCAGTAGACGTTAAGAACACGGGAGAATTTGACGGGAAGGAAGTCGTGCAGCTTTATGTTTCAAAAGCTGATTCTAAAGTAGAACGGGCGGCACAGGAACTTAAAGGTTTCCAAAAAGCAAATATCGCTAAAGGCGAAACAGAAACCGTAACTATAGACGTTCCGGTTAAAGAATTGGCCTATTACGATATGAACTCCGGAAAATGGACTGTAGAACCGGGAGCTTATACGCTAAAGCTGGGCAATTCTTCAAGAAATATTCTGCAGGAAGTAATTGTTCAGGTAAAATAA
- a CDS encoding serine hydrolase domain-containing protein, with product MLSKPTLQAKIIGAFLLMVNILSAQNSFDRTADAHTSEEKIGINGERLDQIDRMISEAISEKEIPGAVVLIAKNGQIVYHKSFGTADANGKVLKKNDIFRIASQTKAITSTAVMMLWEEGKFRLDDPISKYIPEFKDPKIIAEFKAEDTTYTTRPAGKEITIRHLLTHTSGLGYGRIDSDEKIKKIYVKAGVVDLYTTKEISIAENVKKLAGLPLYAVPGEEWHYGESLDVLGYFVEKISGQPFDVFLKERIFDPLGMDDTQFYMGDEKKDRLVSVQHQVDGEWQNFPVTFYDPDYPVKGAKAFFSGGAGLTSTAKDYARFLQMYLNGGELDGNRILSKTTVALIMEDQAKELYKDQHKDYGLAFSVLNKEGVRAGGLGSEGTFDWGGYFNTQYFADPKENLIGIIMKQTQGTTQDETAWKFRQMAMSGITQ from the coding sequence ATGTTATCAAAACCTACACTTCAGGCTAAAATTATTGGAGCCTTTCTGCTGATGGTCAATATACTATCGGCCCAAAACTCTTTTGACCGTACTGCCGATGCTCATACTTCCGAAGAAAAAATCGGTATAAACGGGGAAAGGCTTGATCAAATTGACAGGATGATCTCTGAAGCAATTTCAGAAAAAGAGATCCCGGGCGCAGTTGTACTCATCGCAAAAAACGGCCAGATTGTTTATCACAAAAGCTTTGGAACAGCCGATGCCAATGGAAAAGTATTGAAGAAAAATGACATTTTCAGGATTGCATCCCAAACCAAGGCAATTACTTCTACTGCGGTGATGATGCTTTGGGAAGAAGGAAAATTCAGGTTAGACGACCCCATTTCAAAATATATTCCTGAATTCAAAGACCCTAAGATCATAGCTGAATTCAAAGCTGAAGACACCACCTACACAACCAGGCCTGCCGGGAAAGAAATCACCATTCGCCATTTGCTCACGCATACCTCGGGCCTTGGATATGGTAGGATTGATTCTGATGAAAAGATTAAAAAGATATATGTAAAGGCCGGGGTGGTTGATCTCTATACCACAAAGGAGATAAGCATCGCCGAAAATGTGAAAAAGCTTGCTGGCCTGCCTCTTTATGCAGTTCCCGGGGAAGAATGGCATTATGGTGAAAGCCTTGATGTGCTGGGGTATTTTGTCGAAAAAATTTCGGGGCAGCCGTTTGATGTGTTTTTAAAGGAAAGGATCTTTGATCCTCTTGGAATGGACGACACTCAGTTTTACATGGGCGATGAGAAAAAAGACCGGCTGGTTAGTGTGCAGCACCAGGTAGATGGGGAATGGCAGAACTTTCCTGTGACCTTTTATGACCCCGATTATCCTGTGAAAGGAGCAAAAGCCTTTTTTTCTGGCGGGGCAGGGCTTACCAGTACAGCAAAAGACTACGCGCGCTTTCTCCAGATGTATCTAAATGGGGGTGAACTTGACGGGAACAGGATCTTAAGCAAAACTACTGTAGCACTTATTATGGAAGACCAGGCAAAAGAGCTATACAAAGATCAGCACAAGGATTATGGGCTGGCATTTTCAGTTCTCAATAAAGAAGGAGTTCGTGCCGGTGGTTTAGGGAGTGAGGGTACTTTTGACTGGGGCGGTTATTTCAATACCCAGTATTTTGCCGACCCTAAAGAGAACCTCATTGGCATCATCATGAAACAAACCCAGGGTACCACGCAGGATGAAACCGCCTGGAAATTCAGGCAAATGGCCATGTCCGGTATAACCCAATAG
- a CDS encoding lipid-binding SYLF domain-containing protein: protein MKRISYKLYSGLIVLMLLLASGQVTAQDQERIMDMEKREVIKSDAMDAKMAFMRANPQLEGMLNDAAGYAIFPNVGKGAWILGGAAGNGIVYENGQVAGYAELRQIDIGFQFGGKAFRELIVFETQEALNKFKEGDFEFGGSASAVIWDEGAGGAITFENGVGVAIMPKAGAMAGISVGGQEFDYRAAQ, encoded by the coding sequence ATGAAACGAATTTCTTACAAATTGTACAGCGGACTTATAGTTCTGATGTTACTTCTTGCCTCGGGACAGGTTACTGCCCAGGACCAGGAGAGGATCATGGACATGGAGAAACGCGAAGTGATAAAATCTGATGCAATGGATGCTAAAATGGCATTTATGAGAGCAAATCCGCAACTTGAAGGTATGCTTAACGATGCAGCCGGATATGCTATTTTCCCTAACGTGGGGAAAGGAGCCTGGATCCTTGGAGGGGCAGCAGGTAACGGAATTGTTTACGAGAACGGACAGGTAGCCGGATATGCCGAACTGCGACAAATTGATATTGGGTTCCAATTTGGAGGAAAAGCCTTTAGAGAGCTTATAGTTTTTGAAACCCAGGAAGCCCTTAATAAATTTAAAGAAGGAGATTTTGAATTTGGAGGTAGTGCATCTGCAGTAATCTGGGATGAAGGAGCCGGTGGAGCCATTACTTTTGAAAATGGTGTCGGTGTAGCGATTATGCCCAAAGCCGGGGCCATGGCAGGTATCTCTGTAGGGGGTCAGGAATTTGATTACCGCGCCGCCCAATAA
- a CDS encoding glycoside hydrolase family 97 protein: MISKLSVIPAVLFSLMSCNQQEINHELSSPGGQNKIFFELENERPRYSVFHGDQEVISPSEMGFVFRNNDSLSRNFEITGVERASFDETWNQVWGEKQEIRNHFNEMLVNLQEKNGKHRKLQLQFRAFDDGIAFRYIFPEQGIKDSIFIMDELTSFNLKEDGKAWWIPAYHEQRYENLYEASPVSSLDTVHTPLTVESDSGLALSFHEANLTNFASYTLYPKESTKLKIDLVPWADGVKVRTKAAFTTPWRTLQIAEAPKDLITSYLILNLNEPNKIEDTSWIEPYKYIGIWWGMHIGKYTFWEGPDHGASTKNAKEHIDYAKKLGVDHLLIEGWNKGWTPQWYENHMHQFEFTQSTDDFDLEEVTTYAAKNAVQIVGYHETGSNIDNYLKQVDSAFALYNKVGVKTVKIGHVGSKLNMKEWHHGQFGVNYFRNILKKAAEHKLTVFFHEPIKDTGERRTYPNMMAREGARGIEYNAWSEGNPPNHTVILPFTRFLSGPMDFTAGIFDVEISQGYPGRNVHSTTAKQLALLVTVFSPVQMFADLPENYVDKPAFQFLLDVPVNWEDTKVLNGEVGKYITLVRKDINSDDWYLGSITNEEERDLELDLSFLDEGATYEAQIYADAEGTGYQKNPMEVEIRKKQVTAEDKLTLHLGESGGTAIRFKKL, encoded by the coding sequence ATGATTAGTAAATTAAGTGTAATTCCGGCAGTTCTTTTCAGCTTAATGAGCTGTAATCAACAGGAAATCAACCATGAACTCAGTTCTCCGGGAGGGCAGAACAAGATTTTCTTCGAACTTGAAAATGAGAGGCCAAGGTATTCCGTTTTTCATGGCGACCAGGAGGTAATAAGTCCTTCAGAAATGGGCTTTGTCTTCAGAAATAATGATTCCCTGAGCAGGAATTTTGAGATCACTGGTGTAGAGCGGGCATCTTTTGATGAAACCTGGAATCAGGTTTGGGGTGAGAAGCAGGAGATTAGGAACCACTTTAATGAGATGTTAGTGAACCTTCAGGAAAAAAACGGAAAGCATAGAAAATTGCAGCTGCAGTTCCGGGCTTTTGATGACGGAATAGCATTCAGATACATTTTTCCAGAACAGGGAATTAAGGACAGTATTTTTATAATGGATGAACTTACCAGCTTCAATCTTAAAGAAGACGGCAAGGCCTGGTGGATTCCCGCTTACCATGAGCAGCGTTACGAAAACCTTTATGAAGCTTCACCGGTAAGTTCTCTTGATACGGTACACACTCCGCTTACGGTTGAGAGTGACAGCGGGCTGGCCTTAAGTTTCCATGAGGCTAACCTTACAAATTTTGCCAGTTATACGCTCTATCCCAAAGAAAGTACAAAACTTAAGATTGATCTTGTGCCCTGGGCCGACGGGGTGAAAGTACGTACCAAAGCTGCTTTTACCACGCCATGGAGAACCTTACAAATTGCCGAAGCACCTAAAGATCTCATCACTTCCTACCTCATCCTCAACCTTAATGAACCTAATAAAATTGAAGATACCAGCTGGATTGAGCCGTATAAATATATTGGAATCTGGTGGGGGATGCATATTGGAAAATACACTTTTTGGGAAGGTCCAGATCATGGCGCATCTACCAAAAATGCCAAAGAACATATCGATTATGCAAAAAAGCTGGGAGTAGACCATTTGCTTATTGAAGGCTGGAACAAAGGCTGGACCCCGCAGTGGTATGAGAACCACATGCACCAGTTTGAGTTCACACAATCTACAGATGATTTTGACCTGGAAGAAGTAACCACCTATGCTGCCAAAAATGCGGTGCAAATTGTGGGGTACCATGAAACCGGTTCCAATATCGACAATTATCTGAAACAGGTTGACAGTGCTTTTGCCCTTTACAACAAAGTGGGGGTCAAAACTGTGAAAATTGGTCACGTAGGTTCTAAACTCAACATGAAAGAGTGGCATCACGGGCAGTTTGGCGTCAATTATTTCAGGAACATCCTTAAAAAAGCGGCTGAACACAAGCTTACTGTTTTCTTCCATGAGCCCATTAAAGATACAGGAGAACGGCGAACGTACCCCAACATGATGGCTCGTGAGGGCGCCCGCGGAATTGAGTATAACGCCTGGAGTGAAGGAAACCCTCCAAACCATACCGTGATCCTTCCGTTTACCCGCTTTTTGTCGGGGCCTATGGATTTCACCGCCGGAATTTTTGATGTGGAGATTAGTCAGGGTTACCCCGGAAGAAATGTGCATTCCACAACGGCTAAACAATTGGCTTTACTGGTAACGGTTTTCTCTCCGGTTCAAATGTTCGCCGACCTGCCCGAGAACTATGTTGATAAACCCGCTTTCCAGTTCCTGCTTGATGTGCCTGTAAACTGGGAAGACACAAAGGTGTTAAATGGGGAGGTGGGAAAATATATCACTCTTGTTCGAAAGGATATTAACAGTGATGACTGGTACCTGGGCAGTATTACCAATGAAGAGGAAAGGGATTTAGAGCTTGATCTTTCCTTTTTAGATGAGGGGGCAACTTATGAAGCCCAGATCTACGCCGATGCCGAAGGAACGGGATATCAGAAAAATCCCATGGAAGTTGAGATAAGAAAAAAACAGGTGACGGCAGAAGATAAACTTACGCTACACCTTGGTGAGAGCGGGGGTACAGCGATTAGGTTTAAAAAATTATGA